A single Desulfovibrio piger DNA region contains:
- a CDS encoding TIGR04326 family surface carbohydrate biosynthesis protein, which yields MKELTLLADSRAPLAFHLETSAAVAHWNLRDVPGEHISVPALCDARLTEIRREHAAWACRTGLRPVEGALLHEHFQAGEKLSMWWCSLLYERHPKMTPLLYEVYKLRTLEHLLDEGGFTALRLVGGDDRLCGTLLALCQATGRQFADYHDPQCRDGRRRTWLRRLYEACPSLLRAAGRYVHWWFRVRLPLRPRGGALPALPPAHVTTGTIVTYFPNVDMEAAAAGRFRSRYWEGLHDALCAAAARTPVRWLFIRFPSPQMDLAGCIRMRDRFRAAHQDGVSFHYLEEFLTAADLRAAWKRYLRLAWTSRRLEAAMRGLCRFEGSRLDFWPYMADDWAETFRGWRCLERCLQQRGIDNYVKAAGPQRWFTFPLENCPWERMLTHAAHTTPGAGGPVYGAQHSTIRPTDFRYFDDPATFTDSACAAFQPDRICANGQGALRQWQAAGVPQERLELVEALRYMYLADARNAAVPAQEGQPPRRLLVVTGFFADETADHVRLLARAVHAGLLDGWEIVVKPHPYLAVEADLRHELGARAGCLRFAEGPVATLLVPGTVVWSSASTTVVLEAALKKLPVMVMLPSDGFDLCPLQDVPGLLRTGSLDDVRRALACAAPPALPDDYLELQPGLPRWRALLEL from the coding sequence ATGAAAGAACTGACCTTGCTGGCCGACAGCAGAGCGCCGCTGGCCTTCCATCTGGAGACGTCCGCCGCCGTGGCCCACTGGAACCTGCGGGACGTGCCCGGCGAGCACATCTCGGTGCCGGCCCTGTGCGATGCCCGCCTGACGGAGATCCGGCGCGAGCACGCCGCCTGGGCCTGCCGGACGGGCCTCAGGCCCGTGGAAGGGGCGCTGCTGCACGAGCATTTCCAGGCCGGGGAAAAGCTGTCCATGTGGTGGTGTTCGCTGCTCTACGAGCGCCATCCCAAGATGACGCCCCTGCTTTACGAGGTCTACAAGCTGCGCACCCTGGAGCACCTGCTGGACGAGGGCGGCTTCACGGCCCTGCGTCTGGTGGGCGGCGACGACCGGCTGTGCGGGACCCTGCTGGCGCTTTGCCAGGCCACGGGGCGGCAGTTCGCGGACTACCACGATCCCCAGTGCCGCGACGGCCGCCGCCGCACCTGGCTGCGCCGCCTCTACGAGGCCTGTCCCTCCCTGCTGCGCGCGGCCGGGCGCTATGTCCACTGGTGGTTCCGGGTGCGCCTGCCCCTCAGGCCCCGGGGCGGGGCCCTGCCCGCCCTGCCGCCCGCGCATGTGACCACGGGCACCATCGTCACCTACTTTCCCAATGTGGATATGGAGGCCGCTGCGGCGGGCCGCTTCCGCTCCCGTTACTGGGAGGGCCTGCACGACGCCCTGTGCGCGGCGGCGGCCAGGACGCCCGTGCGCTGGCTGTTCATCCGCTTTCCTTCGCCCCAGATGGACCTGGCCGGCTGCATCAGGATGCGGGACCGCTTTCGTGCCGCGCATCAGGACGGCGTGAGCTTCCACTATCTGGAGGAATTCCTCACGGCCGCCGACCTGCGGGCCGCCTGGAAGCGCTATCTGCGCCTGGCCTGGACCAGCCGCCGCCTTGAGGCCGCCATGCGCGGGCTCTGCCGCTTCGAGGGCTCCCGCCTGGACTTCTGGCCCTATATGGCCGATGACTGGGCCGAGACCTTCCGGGGCTGGCGCTGTCTGGAGCGCTGCCTGCAGCAGCGCGGCATCGACAATTATGTGAAGGCCGCCGGGCCCCAGCGCTGGTTCACCTTCCCGCTGGAGAACTGCCCCTGGGAACGCATGCTGACCCATGCCGCCCACACCACGCCCGGCGCGGGCGGGCCCGTGTACGGGGCGCAGCATTCCACCATCCGGCCCACGGACTTCCGCTATTTCGATGATCCGGCCACCTTCACGGACAGCGCCTGCGCGGCCTTCCAGCCCGACCGCATCTGCGCTAACGGGCAGGGGGCCCTGCGGCAGTGGCAGGCCGCCGGTGTGCCGCAAGAGCGCCTGGAGCTGGTGGAGGCCTTGCGCTACATGTATCTTGCCGATGCCCGCAATGCCGCCGTGCCGGCGCAGGAAGGGCAGCCGCCCCGCCGCCTGCTGGTGGTGACCGGCTTTTTTGCCGACGAGACCGCCGACCATGTGCGCCTGCTGGCCCGGGCCGTGCACGCGGGCCTGCTGGACGGCTGGGAGATCGTGGTCAAGCCGCACCCCTATCTTGCCGTGGAGGCCGATCTGCGCCACGAGCTGGGGGCCCGGGCCGGATGCCTGCGCTTTGCTGAAGGTCCCGTCGCCACCCTTCTGGTGCCCGGCACCGTGGTCTGGTCGTCCGCTTCCACCACCGTGGTCCTGGAAGCGGCCCTCAAAAAGCTGCCCGTCATGGTCATGCTGCCGTCGGACGGCTTCGACCTCTGTCCCCTGCAGGACGTTCCCGGCCTGCTGCGTACCGGCAGCCTGGACGATGTGCGGCGGGCACTGGCCTGCGCCGCGCCGCCCGCCCTGCCGGACGACTATCTGGAATTGCAGCCCGGCCTGCCCCGCTGGCGGGCCCTGCTGGAGCTGTAG